In the genome of Strix uralensis isolate ZFMK-TIS-50842 chromosome 19, bStrUra1, whole genome shotgun sequence, the window CGAGTctcgtgctgtgctgtgctgctcttcccctgcactCATCAcagtcttccagtacctaaaggcaGCTACAAAGACGACGCACACTCCCTCTTAACAAAGAGCCACACGGAGAGAAGAGGGAGCAAGCGGGAGAGGTTTCGCCTTCATACAAGGAAGAcatattttacagtgagaacaatcattcactacaacaacctccccagggacgtGGCAGAATTCTGGTGacaggaggttttcaagatgcaattggacagggcgctagataatctcatctggGCTCCCTTTCCTGCAAAacgttgggctagatgatctttggGGGTCCCTATCAGTCGGggcaattctatgattctgtggcaATTCCGGCTCCCTTCATGCTTTATGTCGTGGCTTTCGAGGTGTGCCGATGAGTAATGGGGctccttccagaagagctgaagagctctcccCCCTGCCAAGCTGGCCTTGTCTCCATTGTTATAGGCTGTCAGGGGCGAAACCCGGCAGCTATGGAAAAATCCGTAGCTGTAGCAAGGGAGGAACTCTCTTGGACAGTCCGCTGGTTGGGattggagaagaagggagaatgaaACACGGCTCTCTAGCAAAGCTGTGATGCCCAGTgtctttaatgagaaaatcaaaggaaaatggaaaaggcgAGAGCTGAAGCAATGCATGTTGGAGGCCgagaaaagctcagagaagtgCTGCCATCGGAAGGAAAACTTCCACGCCAGGCATGCTTCCTGTGCAACTCCCCCTCAAGGCTCTGGCAGTCACGTATGCCCTAGATGCATTGCTACggaaggaaggtggaggtgtTTGATGGGGAGCGTAAGGTAAAGCAgagcaagagggggaaagagagaggcttcCTTGGGAAGAGACGGAAGGTCGCTCCCTCGGGGCTGGCTCCTGGACTTTCCTCGAGGCCCCTGGTACTTCACCACGGGCAAGCGATCCACGGGCTTCAGCATAAGAGATTGCCCCGTCCCAGAGGCCCGCAGAGCCCGCGGCCCAGACCGGACCACCCAAAgccgcccagccccagggagcccccagaagcGATGGGCACACtggcagcgctgagggagctcccCACGGCAGCCGACGCggtggatcccacggctgtgctctgagggaaggagctgaggactGGGCCCGGCAGCGTCACCATCACTGGCGAGGGCTGGATCGCAACGCTGGAGTCGGCGCACCGGATGAcgcagggctcgttgcagctgttggcaagaGGGGTTGGGCCGCAGGTGGCTGGCAGGCACGGGCTGTAGCACGACATGTCTTGCAGAGGGAGGCGACCCTGCAAGaccgggagggagcagagggcattAGCTGTCGGGCCCTTTCAGACCCCCAGCTTGGCTCCTCCGAGAACAAACCAGTGGCTGGCCGCTCAGCGGATAGAGATTTGGGATGGGGTCTGCATTGGGTATTTGCTAGTAATTGAAGGGTGATCCGAGAGGGTCCGTCAAAACATAATGAAGCTTCCCCTGTCCAAGTCAAGCTCCCTCGCAGTCTATACCTCAGCTGGCCTTGCCACGCCCAGGCATGCCTGCCCCATGGAGGCCCTCTGCTACCTCCGGTGACTCCATTACCAAGGGGATGTCTGCAGGCTGTGAGGATATTTCACAACACTCCTTCTGCTCAGCCCTGGAAATTTGGTAGGGAAGGTGCCCCAGAGAGAGTCCTCAGTAAGCCCCCTCCCGCCGTGAGGAAATGGATGCCAGGTTTTCCAGACGGGTGGAGCGTAGCCTTGGTGCTGTGGCCTTGGTCAGGGAACGATTTTCTACTGCACACCAAGAGGCTCCCTCTTCCTGGCATCGGGCTCTGTACTTCCTGATCATCCATCAGCCCTTGTACAAGCATCAATTTGTTCACTCACAAATGGgtctccttctccctgcccccacccTCAAGACCCCTCGTCTTGTCAGGTCAGGCTCCTCTCACCCACATCTTTCAGGAGGGGACATGTCTGAGTAAAACGCAACAGGGCTCCTGAAGACAGCAGCCACTACGGAAGAAGACGTCTATGGTGGGACTAGCTCTCCTGTGGAAGCTTCTCGTCATGCCAACAGTGCAAAAGGAGCATTGCTGAACTGCGGATACAGCCCTCTCCACAAAATCTGTCCTGCCAACCGAGGAGACAAGAGGCAAAATGAACTGACACTTACCAACttcagagagcaggggaaggcacgAGGAGACGACAGAGGAGCTGGCAGTTGGGCATGCTTTTATACTGCGGCCCAGAGCCCCAGGGGAGCTGAAAAATGCCACAAACATGAAGCATgttgagaaacagcaatttggaCTTCTCACACCTATGCTGGTAGATGAAAGACATGCCTCCGTTGCCTGAAATGCGTGCCTCCCTTTTCATCCTGGGTAGCACTGACGTGATTTTGTTGA includes:
- the LOC141952204 gene encoding beta-keratin-related protein-like, with the protein product MSCYSPCLPATCGPTPLANSCNEPCVIRCADSSVAIQPSPVMVTLPGPVLSSFPQSTAVGSTASAAVGSSLSAASVPIASGGSLGLGGFGWSGLGRGLCGPLGRGNLLC